A genomic window from Cytobacillus sp. IB215665 includes:
- a CDS encoding P-loop NTPase, whose product MITKDQVVELLRQLKDPFLHKTFEETGAIQDINIKEEKGHVSVKIALSKIGTSEQLQIQGHIVQVLKDAGAKSVGLRFSELPQDKTAKSESPPPSEAGSDSPLSSGSNTKFIAIASGKGGVGKSTVSVNLAVSLARLGKKVGLVDADIYGFSVPDMMGITKRPVVRGEKIIPVERLGVKVVSMGFFVEDNAPIIWRGPMLGKMLNSFFQEVEWGELDYLLLDLPPGTGDVALDVHAMLPSCKEIIVTTPHPTAAFVAARAGAMALRTEHEVIGVIENMSYFESKLTGEKEYVFGNGGGTKLAKELQTELLGQLPLQQPDWDDDDFAPSIYAEDHQLGKIYMNMAERVTSIV is encoded by the coding sequence TTGATAACGAAAGATCAAGTAGTTGAGCTATTACGTCAATTAAAAGATCCATTTTTACATAAAACTTTTGAAGAGACTGGTGCAATCCAAGACATAAATATTAAAGAAGAGAAAGGGCATGTAAGTGTAAAAATTGCATTATCAAAAATTGGTACATCTGAGCAGTTGCAAATACAAGGACATATCGTACAAGTATTAAAGGATGCCGGTGCTAAGTCTGTTGGGCTCCGTTTTTCAGAATTACCGCAGGATAAAACTGCTAAGTCGGAAAGCCCACCACCCTCTGAGGCAGGTAGTGATTCACCATTATCATCAGGTAGCAACACAAAGTTTATTGCGATTGCAAGTGGTAAAGGTGGGGTTGGAAAATCAACTGTTTCTGTTAATTTAGCTGTATCTTTAGCACGACTAGGGAAAAAAGTTGGCTTAGTTGATGCTGACATATATGGATTTAGTGTACCAGACATGATGGGTATTACGAAGAGGCCAGTTGTTAGAGGCGAGAAAATTATTCCTGTTGAAAGATTAGGAGTAAAAGTGGTTTCAATGGGATTCTTTGTCGAAGATAATGCACCTATTATTTGGAGAGGCCCAATGTTAGGAAAGATGCTTAATAGCTTTTTTCAAGAGGTTGAATGGGGCGAGTTGGATTATCTATTGTTAGATTTACCTCCTGGAACAGGGGATGTTGCGTTAGATGTCCATGCTATGCTACCTTCTTGTAAAGAAATTATTGTGACAACACCACATCCTACTGCCGCTTTTGTAGCTGCTCGTGCTGGTGCTATGGCTCTGCGCACTGAGCATGAAGTTATTGGTGTCATTGAAAATATGTCTTATTTTGAAAGCAAGCTGACGGGGGAAAAGGAATATGTCTTTGGGAATGGCGGTGGCACGAAATTAGCGAAGGAGCTACAAACAGAGCTGCTAGGACAACTTCCGTTGCAGCAACCTGATTGGGATGATGATGATTTTGCACCTTCTATTTATGCTGAAGATCATCAACTAGGTAAAATTTATATGAACATGGCTGAAAGGGTTACATCGATAGTATAA
- a CDS encoding energy-coupling factor ABC transporter ATP-binding protein: protein MGNELLSVKGVSFRYNDQSHYALKDISFSLKNGEWLAIVGHNGSGKSTLARILNGLLIPESGEVSVAGITLTNESIWDVRKKIGMVFQNPDNQFVGTTVIDDVAFGLENNGVERSEMVDRVDEAINRVKMEAFVDQEPHNLSGGQKQRVAIAGVLAVRPDIIILDEATSMLDPKGKEEVLRTIRKLKDEQVISVISITHDLDEASKADRILVMNKGNIFTEGRPEDIFALEKELVNIGLDLPFSVRLSKKMRRAGIPLTVDHLTDEGLVDELWTLQYKM from the coding sequence ATGGGGAATGAACTATTATCAGTCAAAGGTGTTTCCTTTCGCTATAATGACCAATCACATTATGCGTTAAAAGATATTTCATTTTCACTTAAAAATGGTGAATGGTTAGCAATTGTAGGCCATAATGGTTCTGGAAAATCAACACTGGCGAGAATATTGAATGGGTTGTTAATACCAGAGTCTGGAGAGGTATCAGTGGCTGGTATCACACTTACAAATGAGTCGATTTGGGATGTTCGTAAGAAAATTGGTATGGTGTTCCAAAATCCAGACAATCAATTTGTTGGTACAACTGTCATTGATGATGTAGCTTTTGGGTTAGAAAATAATGGTGTAGAACGTTCGGAAATGGTAGATCGAGTTGACGAAGCAATTAATAGAGTGAAAATGGAAGCATTTGTTGATCAAGAGCCACATAATCTCTCCGGAGGACAGAAGCAAAGAGTTGCAATTGCTGGTGTGTTAGCTGTGAGGCCTGATATTATTATTCTAGATGAAGCGACATCTATGCTTGATCCAAAAGGGAAAGAAGAAGTCTTGAGAACAATTAGAAAACTTAAAGATGAGCAAGTTATATCTGTTATTTCAATCACGCATGATTTGGATGAAGCAAGTAAAGCTGATCGTATATTGGTTATGAATAAGGGTAATATTTTCACGGAGGGACGACCCGAAGATATTTTTGCTTTAGAGAAGGAGCTTGTTAATATAGGTCTTGATCTTCCTTTCTCCGTTAGACTTAGTAAAAAAATGAGGCGAGCAGGTATTCCTTTGACAGTTGATCATTTAACAGATGAAGGATTGGTGGATGAGTTATGGACATTACAATACAAAATGTAG
- the rpsI gene encoding 30S ribosomal protein S9: MAQVQYYGTGRRKSSVARVRLVPGDGRIVINDRDIENYIPFAALREVVKQPLEATETTGAYDVLVNVHGGGYTGQAGAIRHGIARALLQADPEYRPTLKRAGLLTRDARMKERKKYGLKGARRAPQFSKR; the protein is encoded by the coding sequence TTGGCACAGGTACAATATTATGGCACAGGCCGTCGTAAAAGCTCTGTTGCTCGTGTACGTTTAGTTCCTGGTGACGGACGTATCGTGATCAACGATCGTGATATTGAAAACTATATTCCATTTGCAGCATTAAGAGAAGTTGTAAAACAACCACTTGAAGCAACTGAAACTACAGGTGCTTATGACGTTTTAGTTAACGTTCATGGCGGTGGATATACTGGTCAAGCTGGTGCAATTCGTCACGGTATCGCACGTGCTTTACTACAAGCAGATCCAGAATATCGCCCAACATTAAAGCGTGCTGGTTTATTAACTCGTGATGCTCGTATGAAAGAACGTAAAAAATACGGTCTTAAAGGCGCTCGTCGTGCACCACAGTTCTCAAAACGTTAA
- a CDS encoding energy-coupling factor transporter transmembrane component T yields the protein MMDKIIIGRYVPGSSIVHQLDPRSKLSLIFLYVIVVFLANNELTYGILCIYTVGMMLLTRIPIRFILKGLKLIFWIIIFTFILHIFVTKEGALLFSLGWIEIYEEGIRQGVFISLRFLNLILMTSMLTLTTTPIEITDGMESLLNPFKRFGLPVHEIALMMSISLRFIPTLMQETEKIIKAQTARGADFTSGPIKDRIKSIVPLLIPLFISAFKRAEDLATAMEARGYRGGDGRTKFHQLQWHSRDTIVIMSPLLVSVLLFLLRS from the coding sequence ATGATGGATAAAATTATAATAGGTAGGTATGTACCAGGTTCATCAATTGTCCATCAGTTGGACCCTCGTTCGAAATTATCATTAATATTTCTTTATGTCATAGTTGTTTTTTTAGCAAATAATGAACTTACATATGGGATTTTATGTATATATACAGTAGGTATGATGCTGCTAACTCGAATACCTATTCGGTTTATTTTGAAAGGGCTAAAACTTATATTTTGGATTATTATTTTTACTTTCATATTACATATTTTTGTAACTAAGGAAGGTGCACTATTATTTAGTTTAGGATGGATTGAAATCTATGAAGAAGGTATTAGGCAAGGTGTATTTATCTCCCTACGTTTTTTAAATTTGATTTTAATGACTTCTATGCTTACGTTAACGACAACACCGATAGAAATTACAGATGGGATGGAAAGTCTATTAAACCCATTCAAACGGTTTGGTTTGCCTGTTCATGAGATTGCTTTAATGATGTCTATATCACTTCGGTTTATACCGACATTAATGCAAGAAACAGAAAAAATAATTAAGGCCCAAACAGCTAGAGGAGCAGATTTCACAAGTGGACCAATAAAGGATCGAATAAAGTCAATTGTTCCTTTGTTAATTCCTCTGTTTATTAGCGCGTTTAAGAGAGCTGAAGATTTAGCAACAGCCATGGAGGCAAGAGGTTATCGTGGCGGTGACGGTAGAACGAAATTTCATCAATTGCAGTGGCATAGTAGAGATACCATTGTAATTATGAGTCCTTTATTAGTATCTGTTTTGTTATTTTTACTAAGAAGTTAA
- the gerD gene encoding spore germination lipoprotein GerD, whose amino-acid sequence MKTNVLLLFIIVTILTASGCGQQEQAQELDYEQSKKMIVDILKTDEGKKAIQDIMSEDGMKQQLIMDQTIVTAAIEKSLTSKEATEFWKESLSDPEFAESFAKGLQEEQEKLIKELMKDPEYQGMMLELFQNPEMEEQTLTVLKGKEYRTHLQKVITETIESPLFKVKIQEILLKGAEELQSGEKSSDEEQSADNEEGGGDSGGNGEGG is encoded by the coding sequence ATGAAAACAAACGTGTTGCTCCTATTTATCATAGTCACAATTTTAACGGCTAGTGGGTGTGGACAGCAGGAACAAGCACAAGAATTGGATTATGAACAATCTAAGAAAATGATTGTTGATATTTTAAAGACTGATGAAGGAAAAAAGGCGATTCAAGACATTATGTCTGAGGACGGCATGAAGCAACAATTAATTATGGACCAAACAATTGTTACAGCTGCAATTGAAAAATCACTTACTTCTAAAGAAGCTACTGAATTTTGGAAAGAAAGTCTATCAGATCCTGAATTTGCAGAAAGCTTTGCAAAGGGCCTGCAAGAAGAACAAGAAAAATTAATAAAGGAATTAATGAAAGATCCTGAATACCAAGGAATGATGCTAGAACTATTTCAAAATCCAGAGATGGAAGAGCAAACTTTAACTGTGCTCAAAGGTAAAGAATATCGGACTCATCTACAGAAGGTAATAACAGAAACGATAGAAAGCCCCTTATTTAAAGTTAAAATTCAAGAAATTCTATTAAAAGGTGCGGAGGAATTACAAAGCGGTGAAAAAAGTAGTGATGAAGAACAAAGCGCCGATAATGAAGAAGGTGGAGGTGATTCTGGAGGTAATGGAGAAGGAGGGTAA
- a CDS encoding energy-coupling factor ABC transporter ATP-binding protein → MDITIQNVEHKYHQHTPLERLALYDINLAINSGTFLAIIGHTGSGKSTLLQHLNGLLKPTVGSLTVGEMTIDSGKKNKKIKKLRQRVGIVFQFPEHQLFEETVEKDICFGPTNFGVSEKEAKKKALEALELVGLPSEFLQRSPFDLSGGQMRRVAIAGVLAMEPEVLVLDEPTAGLDPRGRTEIMDMFYKLHQKKKITTVLVTHSMEDAAKYADEIVVMDNGTIRMKGKPEEIFSKPKELVKLGLDVPEALKFKMKLESKFGIQLSSTCLTIDDALEQAQLIMGKVKQHDG, encoded by the coding sequence ATGGACATTACAATACAAAATGTAGAACATAAATATCATCAACATACCCCTCTTGAACGGTTAGCACTTTACGATATTAATTTAGCTATTAATTCTGGGACTTTTCTAGCAATTATTGGACACACTGGTTCAGGAAAATCGACTCTTTTACAACATTTAAATGGTCTATTAAAACCGACAGTAGGAAGTTTAACCGTTGGTGAAATGACAATCGACTCTGGGAAAAAGAATAAAAAGATAAAGAAGCTTAGACAAAGAGTGGGCATTGTATTTCAATTTCCTGAACATCAATTATTTGAGGAAACAGTAGAAAAAGATATATGTTTTGGTCCGACTAACTTTGGTGTATCTGAGAAAGAAGCGAAGAAGAAGGCACTAGAAGCGTTGGAGTTAGTTGGATTACCAAGTGAATTTTTGCAAAGATCACCCTTTGACTTAAGTGGTGGTCAAATGAGAAGAGTAGCAATTGCTGGAGTTTTAGCAATGGAACCAGAAGTTCTTGTGTTAGATGAGCCAACAGCTGGATTAGATCCTAGAGGGCGTACAGAGATAATGGATATGTTCTATAAACTACATCAGAAGAAGAAGATAACGACGGTATTGGTAACTCATAGCATGGAGGATGCAGCAAAGTATGCTGATGAGATTGTGGTCATGGATAATGGTACGATTAGAATGAAGGGGAAACCAGAAGAAATATTTTCTAAACCAAAAGAACTGGTCAAACTAGGGTTAGATGTTCCTGAAGCATTAAAGTTTAAGATGAAATTAGAAAGCAAATTTGGTATTCAGCTATCGTCCACATGCCTTACGATCGACGATGCACTAGAACAAGCACAATTGATTATGGGTAAGGTGAAGCAGCATGATGGATAA
- the truA gene encoding tRNA pseudouridine(38-40) synthase TruA: protein MQRLKCTIAYDGSQFNGFQIQSLPNQRTVQGYLEKALMKIHKGHHVTIYASGRTDSGVHAYGQVIHFDSPLDIPANRWPAALNSIVPDDIVIKEVIQVDPTFHARYDVTSKEYRYKILRSKQYDVFTRKYVYHYPYPLDISAMKMAKEYFIGTHDFTSFCSAKTAKEDKVRTIYYIDLYEENDELILHFNGSGFLYNMVRILVGTLLKVGQGKIKPQEIKTILEQKNRMLAGQTAPSHGLYLWQVNYDN from the coding sequence ATGCAACGTTTAAAATGTACAATAGCCTATGATGGGTCACAATTTAATGGATTTCAAATTCAGTCTCTCCCAAATCAGCGGACCGTGCAAGGTTACCTTGAGAAAGCCCTAATGAAAATTCATAAGGGACATCATGTTACAATATATGCTTCAGGAAGAACAGATTCGGGTGTTCATGCTTATGGACAGGTCATCCATTTCGACTCACCATTAGATATCCCTGCGAACAGGTGGCCCGCTGCATTAAATTCGATCGTCCCTGATGACATTGTGATTAAGGAAGTCATTCAGGTAGACCCAACATTTCATGCGCGTTATGATGTAACTTCAAAGGAATATCGGTATAAAATACTAAGGTCAAAACAATATGATGTATTCACTAGAAAGTACGTATATCATTATCCATATCCCCTTGATATTTCAGCTATGAAAATGGCGAAAGAATATTTCATTGGTACTCATGATTTTACAAGCTTTTGCTCTGCTAAAACTGCAAAAGAAGATAAAGTTCGAACGATTTATTATATAGATTTGTATGAAGAAAACGACGAGTTGATTTTGCACTTCAATGGGTCAGGATTTTTATATAATATGGTAAGAATTCTTGTCGGTACTTTATTAAAAGTGGGTCAAGGAAAAATAAAGCCTCAGGAAATAAAAACTATTTTAGAACAAAAGAATCGGATGCTAGCGGGGCAAACTGCGCCATCTCATGGATTGTATTTATGGCAAGTGAATTATGACAACTAA
- the rplM gene encoding 50S ribosomal protein L13: protein MRTTFMAKPAEVQRKWYVVDAEGKTLGRLASEIASILRGKHKPTYTPHVDTGDHVIIINAEKIELTGKKLTDKLYYRHSQHPGGLKVRTALEMRTNYPERMLEGAIRGMLPKGSLGRQMFKKLHVYAGNEHPHQAQQPEVYELRG, encoded by the coding sequence ATGCGTACAACTTTTATGGCAAAGCCAGCAGAAGTACAACGTAAATGGTACGTGGTTGATGCTGAAGGAAAGACTTTAGGTCGTCTTGCAAGCGAAATTGCATCGATTTTACGTGGTAAACATAAACCAACTTATACACCACATGTTGATACTGGTGATCATGTAATCATCATCAATGCAGAGAAAATTGAACTTACAGGTAAGAAATTAACTGACAAACTATATTACCGTCATAGTCAACATCCAGGCGGATTAAAAGTAAGAACTGCGCTTGAAATGCGTACGAACTACCCAGAAAGAATGCTAGAAGGCGCAATTCGTGGTATGTTACCAAAAGGTTCATTAGGTCGTCAAATGTTTAAAAAGTTACATGTATATGCTGGTAACGAACATCCACATCAAGCTCAACAACCTGAAGTTTACGAACTTCGCGGATAA
- a CDS encoding YbaK family protein encodes MNVITTFAAKQKEKQVIYERKMLRELSLEIIKKQVEQTFNDFYELGVVAISAIEDGCIDIAVESYLLGASYSRFGYFGEPLEKVKLRCITEEKYLINTLYDYVIYWGNVDDFSLMNESMYYTCEHFVDYWFNEGFYKGEKRYRMKLH; translated from the coding sequence ATGAATGTTATTACAACTTTTGCTGCGAAGCAGAAGGAAAAGCAAGTCATTTACGAACGGAAAATGCTAAGAGAGTTATCTCTTGAAATTATAAAAAAACAAGTTGAGCAAACTTTTAATGATTTTTACGAGTTAGGAGTTGTGGCGATTAGTGCTATTGAGGATGGGTGTATTGACATCGCTGTAGAATCATATTTGTTGGGAGCAAGCTATAGTCGATTTGGTTATTTTGGTGAACCTTTAGAAAAGGTAAAGCTAAGGTGTATAACAGAAGAAAAGTATTTAATTAATACTTTGTATGATTACGTTATATATTGGGGGAATGTTGATGATTTTAGTCTAATGAATGAATCAATGTATTACACATGCGAACACTTTGTTGACTATTGGTTTAATGAAGGTTTTTATAAAGGGGAAAAACGGTATCGAATGAAATTACATTAG
- a CDS encoding KinB-signaling pathway activation protein has product MNSRNWVRLFMSTLAVGGFSAGIIGFIVKWSEYKELFSSFEFMDIVLAFIWFVGVGLIFSVISQMGFFAYLTIHRFGLGIFRSVKLWNAVQIVLIVFVLFDLIYFRYKLFADEGDSIFSYIVVALIIAVVGIVVALLKKQQTNKQAFVPAMFFMIVVTIIELIPAVQANDDSWLYLMLFPLLLCNMYQLLILPKLTNS; this is encoded by the coding sequence GTGAATAGTCGAAATTGGGTTCGTTTGTTTATGTCGACCTTAGCTGTTGGCGGATTTAGTGCAGGTATTATAGGATTTATTGTAAAGTGGAGTGAATACAAAGAGCTATTCTCTTCATTTGAATTTATGGATATTGTATTGGCATTTATTTGGTTTGTTGGTGTAGGCCTTATATTTAGTGTTATTAGTCAAATGGGATTTTTTGCTTATTTAACGATCCATCGGTTTGGCTTAGGGATCTTTCGATCGGTTAAGTTATGGAATGCAGTACAAATTGTATTAATTGTATTTGTGTTATTCGATCTTATATATTTTCGATATAAATTGTTTGCAGATGAGGGAGATTCAATATTCTCGTATATCGTAGTAGCTTTAATTATTGCTGTTGTAGGCATTGTAGTTGCATTGTTAAAAAAGCAACAAACAAATAAACAGGCATTTGTCCCGGCTATGTTTTTTATGATAGTCGTAACAATCATAGAGTTAATACCAGCAGTTCAAGCAAATGATGATAGTTGGTTATATTTGATGTTATTTCCTCTATTGCTATGTAACATGTACCAGCTACTAATATTACCGAAATTAACTAACAGCTAA
- the cwlD gene encoding N-acetylmuramoyl-L-alanine amidase CwlD, which translates to MKKKLKFAGYLIGFIILLIIVQYQFTENASWKSWNLPLSGKIIILDPGHGGPDGGAVGGDVLEKDVALKVTILLKDFLQEQGALVILTREDDHDLASSGTKGYSKRKTEDLKKRAEIVNESQGDLFISVHLNAIPSSKYRGAQTFYNPNYIENKEIARFIQDEFRTTLDNTTRKAKAISGVYLLKNANIPGSLVEVGFLSNSAERNLLSDDTYQETLAFSIYKGIIRYFSNEGKAPE; encoded by the coding sequence GTGAAGAAAAAACTGAAATTTGCTGGATACTTAATAGGTTTTATTATCCTACTAATAATCGTTCAATACCAGTTTACAGAAAATGCTTCATGGAAATCATGGAATTTACCTCTATCTGGTAAGATAATTATTTTAGACCCTGGCCACGGTGGTCCTGACGGAGGAGCAGTTGGTGGTGATGTGCTTGAGAAAGATGTAGCTTTAAAGGTTACTATCTTATTGAAGGATTTTCTTCAGGAACAGGGTGCGCTCGTTATTTTGACTCGTGAAGATGATCACGACCTCGCATCTAGCGGTACAAAAGGCTATAGCAAAAGGAAAACTGAGGATTTGAAAAAAAGAGCAGAAATAGTTAATGAGTCGCAAGGTGACTTATTTATCAGTGTTCACTTAAATGCGATACCTTCATCAAAATATAGGGGGGCACAAACGTTTTACAACCCCAATTATATTGAAAATAAGGAAATCGCAAGGTTTATACAAGATGAATTTCGAACAACTCTAGACAATACTACGAGAAAAGCTAAGGCAATTAGTGGTGTGTACTTATTGAAAAATGCAAATATACCTGGTTCCTTAGTCGAAGTAGGATTTTTATCGAATAGTGCAGAAAGGAATTTATTATCTGATGACACATATCAAGAAACATTAGCGTTTTCCATATATAAAGGGATTATTAGATATTTTTCTAATGAGGGGAAGGCTCCTGAGTAA
- the rplQ gene encoding 50S ribosomal protein L17, whose protein sequence is MSYRKLGRTSAQRKALLRDLTTDLIINERIQTTETRAKELRSLVDKMITLGKRGDLHARRQAAAFIRNEVANEETGDDALQKLFGDIAPRYEERQGGYTRIMKMGPRRGDGAPMVIIELV, encoded by the coding sequence ATGTCATATCGTAAATTAGGACGTACAAGCGCTCAACGTAAAGCGTTACTACGTGATTTAACTACTGATTTAATTATCAATGAACGCATTCAAACAACAGAGACACGTGCAAAAGAATTACGTTCTCTTGTAGATAAAATGATAACTTTAGGTAAGCGTGGAGATTTACATGCTCGCCGTCAAGCTGCAGCATTTATTCGTAATGAAGTTGCGAATGAAGAAACAGGTGACGACGCTCTTCAAAAGTTATTTGGCGATATTGCACCACGTTATGAAGAACGCCAAGGTGGTTACACTCGTATTATGAAAATGGGTCCACGTCGTGGAGACGGAGCACCAATGGTTATTATTGAATTAGTTTAA